A window of Mycolicibacterium fluoranthenivorans contains these coding sequences:
- a CDS encoding sensor domain-containing diguanylate cyclase, whose amino-acid sequence MDYPGQVQYFARRSLASAIRMLIGTGSGLMALIALAVLLPGAGRTSSSAHVALGLFVALASGWAVVWCTRAWPSQRMSRAFVLSADLGITMVALVGPTWSSGLFALNCFALVSAYLSFFDGAKALTLHTALILAATTSFITQLSVDDHLTRASLAATILGAALPTILTPLGIQLGICTLRRDANESVTDPLTGLLNRRGLHLHFAGLLIMNHSAAAALTVIVVDLDRFKDINDTYGHATGDEVLIRCARRIVATVDNGSALVARIGGEEFVVVHLADPYLADELPERIRHAIAASGEYPCVTASLGVANVAHEYLPAPDADPAVVLDDAIARADEAMFDAKRVGGNAIRQI is encoded by the coding sequence GTGGACTACCCCGGACAGGTGCAGTACTTCGCGCGCCGCTCGCTGGCCAGCGCGATACGCATGCTGATCGGGACCGGTTCAGGTCTGATGGCGCTCATAGCGCTGGCCGTGCTGCTGCCCGGCGCCGGACGGACTTCGTCCTCGGCGCACGTCGCCCTCGGGCTGTTCGTGGCGCTGGCGAGTGGGTGGGCCGTCGTATGGTGCACCCGCGCATGGCCTTCGCAACGCATGTCACGGGCGTTCGTCCTCTCCGCGGACCTCGGCATCACCATGGTCGCCCTCGTCGGCCCCACCTGGTCCTCCGGGCTGTTCGCGCTCAACTGCTTCGCGCTCGTCTCCGCGTACTTGTCGTTCTTCGACGGAGCGAAGGCACTCACCCTGCACACCGCACTGATCCTCGCCGCGACGACCTCCTTCATCACCCAGCTCTCCGTCGACGACCACCTGACCAGAGCGAGCCTGGCCGCCACCATCCTCGGCGCCGCGCTACCCACAATCCTGACGCCGCTGGGCATCCAACTCGGCATCTGCACATTGCGGAGAGATGCCAACGAATCGGTCACGGACCCGCTGACCGGGCTTCTCAACCGTCGCGGCCTCCACCTGCACTTCGCAGGACTGCTGATCATGAATCACAGCGCGGCGGCTGCCCTCACCGTGATCGTCGTCGACCTGGACCGGTTCAAGGACATCAACGACACGTATGGCCACGCCACCGGCGACGAGGTGCTGATCCGATGCGCCCGGCGCATCGTGGCAACGGTCGACAACGGCTCGGCGCTGGTAGCCCGGATCGGCGGTGAGGAGTTCGTCGTCGTTCACCTTGCCGACCCGTACCTGGCCGACGAATTACCCGAGCGGATCAGACACGCCATCGCCGCTTCTGGCGAATACCCCTGTGTCACGGCGAGCCTCGGTGTCGCCAACGTGGCCCACGAGTACCTTCCGGCTCCGGACGCGGATCCGGCCGTCGTGCTGGATGACGCCATCGCGCGCGCCGACGAGGCGATGTTCGATGCGAAACGTGTCGGCGGCAACGCAATCCGTCAGATCTGA
- a CDS encoding GNAT family N-acetyltransferase, with the protein MKVRLHPSEREFGAVVDVVYRPDPVAYTVELTTLRLPAADGSRILLSVADGDAAIGAAVQVSNAALLTSGLAPAHATDVAAALAADHPHLPAVRGTRCSSTAFVTAWSALTGAAAELTDVEPLYRLVDLAAPTGVAGESRLAVGREVELLVDWLDAFFVEAFGLPSDRTARRAYLDEIAVADGDIVVWTAGLAPVSMARVHAPLAGVSRIGPVYTPPEHRGHGYAAAVTAAAARHAHQRGADEVVLFADAANSVANRVYQRIGFTAVDEHLQYAFTPCGGRDPVPSCTAT; encoded by the coding sequence ATGAAGGTTCGACTCCATCCGTCCGAGCGCGAGTTCGGTGCGGTCGTCGATGTGGTGTATCGCCCCGACCCGGTGGCCTACACGGTCGAGCTGACCACCCTCCGGCTGCCCGCCGCCGATGGTTCGCGGATTCTGCTGTCGGTCGCCGACGGCGACGCCGCGATCGGCGCGGCGGTACAGGTGAGCAACGCCGCGCTGCTCACCAGTGGACTGGCCCCGGCGCACGCCACCGATGTCGCCGCGGCACTGGCTGCAGATCATCCGCACCTGCCCGCCGTCCGTGGAACGCGGTGCAGCTCCACGGCGTTCGTGACGGCGTGGAGTGCGCTCACGGGGGCCGCAGCCGAGCTGACCGACGTGGAGCCGCTGTACCGGCTGGTCGACCTCGCGGCGCCGACCGGGGTTGCGGGGGAGAGCCGGCTCGCGGTCGGCCGCGAGGTGGAATTGCTCGTCGACTGGCTCGACGCGTTCTTCGTCGAGGCGTTCGGCTTGCCATCCGACCGAACTGCACGACGGGCCTACCTGGACGAGATCGCCGTCGCCGACGGGGACATCGTGGTGTGGACCGCCGGATTGGCTCCCGTCAGCATGGCGCGCGTGCACGCCCCGCTGGCGGGCGTGTCCCGCATCGGCCCCGTCTACACGCCGCCGGAGCACCGCGGGCACGGCTATGCCGCGGCGGTGACCGCCGCGGCCGCCCGGCATGCCCACCAGCGGGGTGCCGACGAGGTCGTGCTGTTCGCCGACGCGGCCAACTCGGTCGCCAACCGCGTCTACCAGCGGATCGGGTTCACGGCCGTCGACGAGCACCTGCAGTACGCGTTCACACCTTGTGGTGGTCGGGACCCTGTGCCTTCTTGTACAGCGACTTGA
- a CDS encoding geranylgeranyl reductase family protein: protein MTARYDLVIAGGGPSGSAAAWQAAQTGARVIVLDKADFPRDKPCGDGLTARAVSYLQKMGLADEVAKYHRINKVTVYSPSAWELSFPRRPGMPDHGHTASRTDLDLKLLKHAESAGAEVRQGAEVAGPEFDANGRVVGVVLKSGEKVFGDAVIAADGAYSPIKRALKLDSQYNGYSAIAIRSEMPANRPDGDSMDIYLKLQFQGDQLPGYGWVFPMGNGVFNIGLGYVNSYKNWQSINATQFLGEFLRSLPRDWELPPIEELKKNKSVRAWRLPMGFTAWPPWRPGVLFTGDSLGAGKPASGAGISKALESGLAAGECAIAALQNGGPDDFTNYAQRMEAAWGREYRRGRYMHKLIGYPKVADAGIKLIDNAAFRDRLLKSLYKKAQGPDHHKV from the coding sequence ATGACGGCCAGATACGACCTGGTCATCGCAGGTGGGGGTCCGTCTGGTTCAGCGGCCGCATGGCAGGCCGCGCAGACGGGCGCTCGGGTGATCGTCTTGGACAAGGCGGATTTCCCCCGGGACAAACCCTGTGGTGACGGATTGACCGCACGCGCGGTCAGTTATTTGCAGAAGATGGGCTTGGCTGACGAGGTGGCGAAATACCACCGGATCAACAAGGTCACGGTGTACAGCCCGAGCGCGTGGGAGCTGTCGTTTCCGCGCCGCCCCGGGATGCCCGATCACGGTCACACCGCCAGCCGCACCGACCTCGATCTGAAGCTGCTCAAGCATGCCGAGTCGGCGGGCGCCGAGGTGCGCCAGGGCGCCGAGGTCGCCGGCCCGGAGTTCGACGCCAACGGCCGGGTCGTGGGTGTCGTGCTCAAGAGCGGGGAGAAGGTGTTCGGCGACGCCGTCATCGCGGCCGACGGCGCGTACTCGCCCATCAAGCGGGCGCTCAAGCTGGATTCGCAGTACAACGGGTACTCGGCGATCGCGATCCGCTCGGAGATGCCCGCCAACCGTCCCGACGGCGACAGCATGGACATCTACCTGAAGCTGCAGTTCCAGGGTGACCAGCTGCCCGGCTACGGCTGGGTGTTCCCGATGGGCAACGGCGTGTTCAACATCGGGCTGGGTTACGTCAACAGCTACAAGAACTGGCAATCCATCAACGCCACCCAGTTCCTCGGCGAGTTCCTGCGTTCACTGCCCCGGGACTGGGAGCTGCCGCCGATCGAGGAGCTCAAGAAGAACAAGAGCGTGCGGGCGTGGCGATTGCCGATGGGCTTCACCGCGTGGCCGCCGTGGCGCCCGGGCGTGCTGTTCACCGGCGACTCTCTGGGGGCCGGCAAGCCGGCGTCCGGGGCGGGCATCTCCAAGGCGCTCGAATCCGGCTTGGCCGCGGGCGAATGCGCCATCGCGGCGCTGCAGAACGGCGGCCCCGACGACTTCACCAACTACGCGCAGCGGATGGAAGCCGCGTGGGGCCGCGAGTACCGCCGGGGCCGTTATATGCACAAGCTCATCGGATACCCGAAGGTCGCCGACGCCGGCATCAAGCTGATCGACAATGCGGCGTTCCGGGACCGGTTGCTCAAGTCGCTGTACAAGAAGGCACAGGGTCCCGACCACCACAAGGTGTGA
- a CDS encoding TetR/AcrR family transcriptional regulator → MRRPSLPAIPLPGGQPGVKVDARSERWREHRKKVRAEIIDAAFRAIDRLGPNVSVREIAEEAGTAKPKIYRHFTDKSDMFAQIGERMRDMLWAAVIPSIDIEKDSARQIIGRAVEHYVELVDQHPNVVRFLLQGRFADQSSAAMSTVNRGRDITLAIAEMVSGELEDMHLDPEVFELAAFALFGTAAAATDWWLGATDEGVRRMPMDKFVAHMTTIMMGAVNGTGELVGVVIDPDQPISSAVKLQQIDLRA, encoded by the coding sequence GTGCGCAGACCATCTCTTCCCGCCATTCCGCTGCCCGGTGGGCAACCCGGAGTGAAGGTCGATGCGCGCAGTGAGCGGTGGCGGGAGCACCGCAAGAAGGTGCGTGCCGAGATCATCGACGCCGCATTCCGGGCGATCGACCGGCTCGGCCCCAACGTCAGCGTCCGGGAGATCGCGGAGGAAGCCGGCACCGCCAAGCCGAAGATCTACCGGCACTTCACCGACAAATCCGATATGTTCGCCCAGATCGGCGAGCGCATGCGCGACATGCTGTGGGCTGCGGTCATCCCGTCGATCGACATCGAGAAGGATTCCGCCCGCCAGATCATCGGCCGGGCCGTCGAGCACTATGTCGAGCTGGTTGACCAGCACCCCAATGTCGTCCGCTTCCTGCTGCAGGGCCGGTTCGCCGACCAGTCGTCGGCGGCGATGAGCACGGTCAACCGCGGCCGCGACATCACCCTGGCCATCGCCGAGATGGTCAGCGGCGAGCTCGAGGACATGCATCTGGACCCCGAGGTGTTCGAGCTGGCCGCCTTCGCGCTGTTCGGAACCGCGGCCGCGGCCACCGACTGGTGGCTGGGCGCCACCGACGAGGGTGTGCGCCGCATGCCGATGGACAAGTTCGTCGCGCATATGACGACGATCATGATGGGCGCGGTGAACGGCACCGGGGAACTCGTCGGTGTGGTGATCGACCCCGACCAGCCGATCAGCAGCGCCGTGAAGCTGCAGCAGATCGATCTGCGCGCCTGA
- a CDS encoding flavin-containing monooxygenase: MSAVVTRALIIGSGFSGLGMGIALQKQGFKGDDFLILEKADEIGGTWRDNTYPGCACDIPSHMYSFSFEPKPDWTHMWSFQPEIFDYLKGVTAKHGLRRHIRFNTHVDRAHWDEGDARWHVFDKSGQEFIAQFLISGAGGLHIPSIPEVEGADTFTGAMFHSAQWDHRVDLAGKRVAVIGTGASAIQIVPAIIDQVAGLDLYQRTPAWVMPRPNNAFPQWIRKLFTYVPGTRALMRAGIYWIHEGVGFAMTKQPRLLKIGELLGRWNINRSIKDPVLRRKLTPSYTAGCKRILNSDTYYRAIADPKADVLTEGIARMTPTGIVTRDGVEQPADVVVWATGFHVTDSYTYVDIKGAGGEDLVDRWNREGIAAHRGIAVAGMPNLFFLLGPNTALGHNSVVFMIESQIRYVAQAIAAADAAGAKALAPTRRAQDDFNTQLQHDLAGTVFNTGGCQSWYLDAHGVNRTLWGGMTWQYWLATRHFEPAEYEFSQ; this comes from the coding sequence ATGTCGGCCGTCGTCACGCGCGCGCTGATCATCGGATCCGGGTTCTCCGGGCTCGGCATGGGAATCGCCCTGCAGAAACAAGGCTTCAAGGGCGACGACTTCCTGATCCTGGAGAAGGCCGACGAGATCGGTGGCACCTGGCGGGACAACACCTACCCCGGGTGCGCGTGCGATATCCCGTCGCACATGTACTCCTTCTCGTTCGAGCCGAAACCCGACTGGACCCATATGTGGTCGTTTCAGCCGGAGATCTTCGACTACCTCAAGGGCGTCACCGCCAAGCACGGGCTGCGCCGCCACATCCGGTTCAACACCCACGTGGATCGCGCGCACTGGGACGAGGGCGATGCGCGCTGGCATGTCTTCGACAAGTCGGGGCAGGAGTTCATCGCGCAGTTCCTGATCTCGGGGGCGGGCGGGCTGCACATCCCGTCGATTCCCGAGGTCGAGGGTGCCGACACCTTCACCGGCGCGATGTTCCACTCCGCCCAGTGGGATCACCGCGTGGACCTCGCCGGCAAGCGGGTGGCGGTGATCGGTACCGGTGCCAGCGCCATCCAGATCGTGCCGGCGATCATCGACCAGGTGGCCGGGCTGGATCTGTACCAGCGCACCCCGGCCTGGGTGATGCCCCGGCCCAATAACGCCTTCCCGCAATGGATCCGGAAGCTGTTCACCTATGTTCCGGGCACCAGGGCGCTGATGCGTGCGGGCATCTACTGGATTCACGAGGGTGTCGGTTTCGCGATGACCAAGCAGCCGCGGCTGCTCAAGATCGGTGAACTTCTGGGCCGCTGGAACATCAACCGCAGCATCAAAGATCCCGTCCTGCGCCGCAAGCTGACACCGAGCTACACCGCCGGGTGTAAGCGAATCCTCAACTCCGACACCTATTACCGCGCGATCGCCGACCCGAAGGCCGATGTCCTCACCGAGGGCATCGCCCGGATGACACCGACCGGCATCGTCACCCGCGACGGAGTCGAGCAACCCGCCGATGTCGTGGTGTGGGCCACCGGCTTCCATGTCACCGACTCCTACACCTATGTCGACATCAAGGGCGCCGGTGGCGAGGACCTGGTGGACCGCTGGAACAGGGAGGGGATCGCCGCGCACCGCGGTATCGCCGTGGCCGGCATGCCCAACCTGTTCTTCCTGCTGGGGCCCAACACCGCGCTGGGACACAACTCGGTGGTGTTCATGATCGAATCGCAGATCCGCTATGTTGCCCAAGCCATCGCCGCCGCCGACGCGGCCGGAGCCAAGGCGTTGGCGCCCACCCGGCGCGCCCAGGACGATTTCAACACCCAGTTGCAGCACGATCTGGCCGGCACCGTGTTCAACACCGGTGGTTGCCAGAGCTGGTACCTGGACGCCCATGGTGTCAACCGCACCCTGTGGGGCGGGATGACCTGGCAGTACTGGCTGGCGACCCGGCATTTCGAGCCCGCCGAGTACGAGTTCAGCCAGTAG
- the nrdF gene encoding class 1b ribonucleoside-diphosphate reductase subunit beta, translating to MKLIDRVSAINWNRLQDDKDAEVWDRLTGNFWLPEKVPVSNDIPSWGTLTAAEKQLTMRVFTGLTLLDTIQGTVGAVSLIPDALTPHEEAVYTNIAFMESVHAKSYSNIFSTLCSTSEIDEAFRWSEENPNLQRKAQIVMDFYKGDDPLKRKVASTLLESFLFYSGFYLPMYWSSRAKLTNTADMIRLIIRDEAVHGYYIGYKYQKGLALVDETKRQELKDYTYELLFELYDNEVEYTQDLYDAVGLSEDVKKFLRYNANKALMNLGYEALFPKDETDVNPAILSALSPNADENHDFFSGSGSSYVIGKAVVTEDEDWDF from the coding sequence ATGAAGCTGATCGACCGGGTCTCGGCCATCAACTGGAACCGGCTTCAGGACGACAAAGACGCGGAGGTGTGGGACCGCCTGACCGGCAACTTCTGGTTGCCCGAGAAGGTGCCGGTGTCCAACGACATCCCGTCCTGGGGCACCCTGACCGCCGCGGAGAAACAACTCACCATGCGGGTGTTCACCGGCCTGACCCTGCTGGACACCATCCAGGGCACCGTCGGCGCCGTCAGCCTCATCCCCGACGCGCTGACCCCGCACGAGGAAGCCGTCTACACCAACATCGCGTTCATGGAGTCGGTGCACGCCAAGAGCTACAGCAACATCTTCTCCACGCTGTGCTCGACGAGCGAGATCGACGAGGCGTTCCGCTGGTCGGAGGAGAACCCGAACCTGCAGCGCAAGGCGCAGATCGTGATGGACTTCTACAAGGGCGACGACCCGCTCAAGCGCAAGGTGGCCTCCACGCTGCTGGAGAGCTTCCTGTTCTACTCCGGGTTCTACCTGCCGATGTACTGGTCGTCCCGGGCCAAGCTGACCAACACCGCCGACATGATCCGGCTGATCATCCGCGACGAGGCCGTGCACGGCTACTACATCGGCTACAAGTACCAGAAGGGCCTGGCCCTGGTCGACGAGACCAAGCGTCAGGAACTCAAGGACTACACCTACGAGCTGCTCTTCGAGCTGTACGACAACGAGGTGGAGTACACCCAGGATCTCTACGACGCCGTCGGACTGAGTGAGGACGTCAAGAAGTTCCTGCGCTACAACGCCAACAAGGCCTTGATGAACCTCGGCTACGAGGCGCTGTTCCCCAAGGACGAGACCGACGTCAACCCGGCGATCCTGTCGGCGCTGAGCCCCAACGCCGACGAGAACCACGACTTCTTCTCCGGCTCAGGCTCCAGTTACGTGATCGGCAAGGCCGTGGTCACCGAAGATGAGGACTGGGACTTCTAG
- a CDS encoding LppA family lipoprotein — protein sequence MAIRSPAIAPEVLFEWRREDSRSGCNPPYEQSDGEQVLLRNYVSDTPIPEQSWKQAFDLAQQAARSLGATTLTVFKDASNNHDLQFSGETGTILRFGSQAAALITCSTGCRLPAAKK from the coding sequence TTGGCCATCAGATCACCGGCCATTGCACCAGAGGTGCTCTTTGAGTGGCGGCGCGAAGACAGCAGGAGCGGCTGCAACCCGCCATACGAACAATCTGACGGCGAGCAGGTTCTCCTGCGGAACTACGTCTCGGACACGCCAATCCCGGAGCAGAGTTGGAAGCAGGCCTTTGACTTGGCCCAGCAAGCCGCCCGCTCCCTCGGCGCGACGACTCTGACCGTCTTCAAGGACGCATCAAACAATCACGATCTGCAGTTCAGCGGTGAAACCGGGACCATTTTGCGGTTCGGCTCACAAGCCGCAGCGCTTATCACCTGCAGCACCGGCTGCAGACTGCCCGCCGCGAAGAAATAG